The region CAACTGGTTGACGTACGGGCAGGAATATATGGTAGAAGTGGAGGTACGAGCAGCACATAATGTGGTAGAGGCATGCGCTCGGACGGAGACAATAGACAAGGTGGTCTTCACATCCTCCGCCACTGCTGTTCTTTGGAGAGACAACAACTCCCAATCGCTTGCTTCCGATTTGGATGAACGCCATTGGAGCGACGTCAATTTCTGCCGCAAATTCAAGGtaaacatacacacacacacatatatatattcagtaTTTGATTGTCTTAATCAAAGATTAGATTGTAGTGTTTGTTAATGTGGGTGACTCTGGTAAATTGGGTAAAATCAGTTATGGCATGCGCTGTCAAAGACGGTGGCAGAGAAGACAGCATGGGCGTTAGCAATGGATAGGGACATTAACATGGTTTCAATCAACGGTGGGTTGTTGATGGAGCCTCATCCTTCCATCACCCACCCTTACTTGAAAGGAGCCGCTGAGATGTACGAGTGTGGGACGTTCGTCACAGTCGATCTTCAGTTCTTGGTGGATGCTCACATCTGCGTCTTTGAAGATGTTTCATCCTACGGTCGATATCTATGCTTCAATCACGCCATTACTAACCATGAAGATGCTATTCACCTCGCCCGTTTGCTTACACCTTATTCTCCGTCCCCTCCTCCCAGGTGTGTTACCATGTTTTCTATGTAGCTGCCAAATCAGTTATTCACTCTTTGCtagtattaattttaatatagtaaaatattcgACTTTTCGTAGTTATGAAGAAGCTAACATGATCATCCAACAAAGATTAAGCAACAAGAAATTGAACAAAGTGATGGTGGATTTTGAGAGTGAGCTGCTTTTGGAGGATTGATCCATTCAGGCTGAGGGGGGAGGTCATTATGAAACAACAGCAGAAAGAAAATCAATtagtttttctttccttccttcctcATCCAGAAGCAAAATTATTTATAGTTTGTCTTATAATTAATGGGAATTGCAAACTATTTTATCCCTCAACATGCCCCCTTGCAATGGATGTCCCAACTTTTGGGCTTTGCTGTAGCTCTAAAGCTGGATGATATTTACTGTTTAATCCTATTTCCTATTGTTTCTTTTTTCGTGTGCTCATCCGAAGTGAAATAATTCCACTTTCAGTTTACCGCTGTTTTCTTGGGCTAATTCCACAACTGGGTCACCAAACTTTTACAAGTTTTCATTTTGAatactgaaaaataaaaattttcattttaggcaccACAATCAAAAACTATTTTTGTGTTACGCATTGTCATTAAAAAATATTCACATTTTAGTCACCTGCTTAATTCAATGTTATTTTACACTCATTTTAATCacctaattttaataaatttgtatttttgtcactcatttcctttttaaattaatttttcttttcaaaaaagaaaaaaaaaacctaattttttacAGGGAATTGAGCTATTCAGAGATCAAACTTAAGTTTTTTTATGTAACTTAATTCATTGCAAAATTCATATTTCCTCTCGTGAAAACCTAGATATTTCAGTGGGAAAAAAAACCATGATCTTCCTTTGTTATAgggaaaaaaaaacctaaaattaattgtaaaagagcgaaaaaaggaaatgaaaaaggtAGAAGGCTTTCCATCTTAAAACCCAAGTTTTCCTTATAAAAACCCAGTAATTCTCTGTAAaacgttaattttttttatcggagaaagtttaaaattaattctaaaaaaaaataaaaaaaataaatggtcTTTTCATGTAAAATCTAAGTTTTTCCCTATAAACTTAGGTTttccttttactaaaaaaattaaaattaattctaaaaaaattaaaaagataaaataagtaACCAACATAAAAACTTATTAAAGTTGAGTGACGAAAATGAATGTACAATAACAATGAATTACCGTTTggtgactaaaattaaaatatttttaacgatagtacctaaaatgaaattttttaaaatttgagtgatAATTCACTTTTCTTTTTCGATGAACATTTTTCTTTTATAGAAGGATATATGTCATTGATAATGAAGATGCTCTGAATTTAATAATGCTTAAAGTTATAATTTAGTTATGATATCTATATTTATCTATACTATTTATGAGGTCTCTAGTTGTATTGGTACCTTTGAGTTAACTATATATATTGGTACAAGAAGAAagaaattaatgattaaacaaACACCATCCTATCCAATGTATGGCCTTCTCAGTCTTTTTGCAGAGTTTGAAGAACCTCACTCGATGGTTGACTATTGACATGGATGCCAATCCATTTTAGAAAAGCTAATGAAGCCATTTTGTCTGCCGCCCTATTGCCATGACCGTGAACATTAGATACCCTTAACAACCAGTCCCGGTGCAAACAACTTCCAAATATCTCGCAATATGGCATTGCTACTATCACCCCTGATTTCTCCATTAATTAGTCGAACAACCACTAAGCTGTCTATTTCCAGAGTGATCCTCCGTGCATCCATATTCCAAGCTTGCATCAGCCCATCATAGATTCCCTATAATTCCGCCTCCACAATAGAGCATACACCAATATAGCGGGTAAAACCAACTTTCCATTCTTCATTATGATCACGTATAATGCCCCCTGCTGCAGTAAGTCCCGATTGTTGAGTTAAACAGATATTGATTTAGTTGGCAAAagattaaaaaactaaaaaaaaaattaaaaaaacaacaattttttgTTACATGGGTATtctatatttcaattattttattttttaaaattaaatagcttaaattatTGTAACACTCCAAAATATATAGGGTTATATGAAATAAACTAGTTTAGTCTTGATAGTTTTGTTCTCTACAGATCTTAAGTTCTATCCACACCCTTCTCATTTTTTTCTAGCAAACTAGGATGAAAATCactctaaaatataaattaaatggaGTAAAAAATAAGTAAGTGTGGATAGTAGCTTAATGATTAAgcattttctctctctctctccttgCATCCTAACTCAAGTCACATCAAACCGcccttttaaattttgaaaatcctAATTATTTAAACATTCTTCTAATTAGGCTAGGATTTTTCTTCCCTTTCCAATTCTCTTAAGAACCATACTTCCATCTTTTCTATTTCAtccctatttcttttctttcctattcttttcttcaaaattttgttTCATTGCTAAAAATTGTTCTTAATTACCCCAAATGAAATAAATTCTCGATTAATTCCGTTCTTCCACCGATTGTTGAATTTATCGTCAATAATATTTGAATTCTCATCAAAAGATCGATAAGTACTCTCGTTTCATTTTATAGAACCCAAAAATTTTTGGAATAACATCGTCTCTCATTAATATTCCAATTCgattatgaattttttacaaattttgtcgAAAATCTTGTTAATATTAGTAAATCTTGAAAACCGTTATTGATTCATGTGTAAATCCTGTTTGAAGGACTCAACCTACGTGCCTTGGACCAGATCTATGCGAGAGAGACGTCACTCGAGACTCCAATGAcaagtgtgtgttcttttacaagtgaaCCGGGACAAAATTGAGCCTAACATAGGGccacatggccagccacacgggcatgtgggccaccTGTGTGGATCATACCCCCCATACATGG is a window of Gossypium hirsutum isolate 1008001.06 chromosome D08, Gossypium_hirsutum_v2.1, whole genome shotgun sequence DNA encoding:
- the LOC107933593 gene encoding cinnamoyl-CoA reductase-like SNL6, with protein sequence MAPASFHHEKVCVMDASGRLGSTLVERLLERGYIVHAAVQGHVDDLKLNGVATEREKKLKVFHADPFDYQSITDALKGCSGLFYAFEPPQDHPAYDEYMVEVEVRAAHNVVEACARTETIDKVVFTSSATAVLWRDNNSQSLASDLDERHWSDVNFCRKFKLWHALSKTVAEKTAWALAMDRDINMVSINGGLLMEPHPSITHPYLKGAAEMYECGTFVTVDLQFLVDAHICVFEDVSSYGRYLCFNHAITNHEDAIHLARLLTPYSPSPPPSYEEANMIIQQRLSNKKLNKVMVDFESELLLED